A stretch of Brassica napus cultivar Da-Ae chromosome C6, Da-Ae, whole genome shotgun sequence DNA encodes these proteins:
- the LOC106405886 gene encoding ribulose bisphosphate carboxylase/oxygenase activase, chloroplastic-like, translating into MALANISLRFKFPPLQYSSSSTFNPLLSLRKPSSIACSKAGDDGGKGAVDGGEKPRKLSEQSSWEVKDSEGKDYLYRLGAESENMNIAVGARAGMIDDVFIGDFLGKDSDIVFDYRQKATRSFEHLQGDYYIAPTFMDKVAVHIVKNYLASSLNIKIPLILGIWGGKGQGKTFQTELIFKTMGVEPVIMSAGELESDRAGEPGRLIRDRYRTASQVIQNQGKMSVLMINDIDAGLGRFGETQMTVNNQIVVGTLMNLADNPTRVSVGQDWREADTVNRVPLIVTGNDFSRLYAPLIREGRMEKFYWQPTREDIVNIVSRMYEKDGISRKDVVSIVDQFPNQALDFYGALRSRTYDRSILKWVDEVGGIETLEKTLLRRKKTQEVPQFIPPEQTVEALLESGYSLIKEQKLINETKLSKEYMKNIDD; encoded by the exons ATGGCGCTTGCAAACATATCTTTGCGTTTCAAGTTTCCACCACTACAATATTCATCCTCATCCACATTCAATCCTCTACTCTCCCTCAGAAAACCTTCCTCCATCGCTTGCTCCAAGGCCGGAGATGACGGCGGAAAAGGAGCTGTTGACGGTGGCGAAAAGCCGCGGAAGTTATCAGAGCAGTCGTCGTGGGAAGTAAAAGACTCCGAGGGGAAGGACTATCTCTACAGGCTCGGGGCGGAGTCAGAGAACATGAACATAGCCGTGGGAGCAAGAGCCGGGATGATCGATGACGTATTCATCGGAGACTTTCTTGGCAAAGATT CTGATATTGTGTTTGATTACCGTCAGAAGGCAACAAGGTCCTTTGAACATCTTCAAGGAGATTACTACATTGCTCCAACCTTCATG GATAAAGTTG CCGTACACATTGTGAAGAACTACCTTGCTAGTTctctaaatattaaaatcccATTGATCTTAG GTATCTGGGGAGGTAAAGGACAAGGCAAAACGTTTCAGACCGAACTTATATTCAAAACCATGGGAGTTGAACCTGTTATAATGTCTGCAGGAGAGTTGGAATCTGACAGAGCTG GGGAACCGGGAAGACTCATACGTGACCGCTATAGAACAGCTTCACAAGTTATTCAGAATCAA GGGAAGATGAGTGTTCTCATGATCAATGATATTGATGCTGGCCTTGGTAGATTCG GGGAAACACAGATGACAGTGAACAACCAGATAGTCGTCGGTACTCTGATGAATCTTGCGGATAATCCTACAAGGGTGAGTGTGGGACAAGACTGGAGAGAAGCTGACACTGTAAACAGAGTTCCTCTCATTGTCACGGGAAATGATTTCTCCAGGCTATATGCTCCACTGATCCGGGAAGGAAGAATGGAGAAGTTCTACTG GCAGCCAACTCGTGAAGATATAGTTAACATTGTTAGCAGAATGTACGAGAAAGATGGGATATCACGGAAAGATGTTGTAAGCATTGTTGATCAGTTTCCAAATCAAG CACTTGACTTCTATGGAGCACTGAGGTCACGTACATATGATAGATCTATCCTCAAG TGGGTAGATGAAGTTGGAGGAATAGAGACTCTAGAGAAAACTCTTCTCAGGCGTAAAAAGACCCAAGAGGTTCCTCAATTCATTCCCCCTGAG CAAACGGTGGAGGCGTTGCTGGAATCAGGCTACTCGCTCATCAAGGAACAAAAGCTCATCAACGAAACAAAGCTTTCCAAGGAGTACATGAAGAACATTGACGATTAA
- the LOC106405101 gene encoding uncharacterized protein LOC106405101 — translation MATTTFSSRGVQTMNTMFVKPMLRKSIHKKSASHDIVRDTVKTDGAGCAGEEMKTTRGFSVAGDTSSSESSWIPHEGTGIYYPKGQEKVMQDVPPPPAGSNVDELVNWFS, via the exons ATGGCAACTACCACCTTCTCGTCTCGTGGTGTACAAACGATGAACACCATGTTCGTCAA GCCGATGCTTAGGAAATCGATCCACAAGAAGAGCGCGTCACACGACATAGTTAGGGACACGGTGAAGACGGATGGAGCCGGCTGCGCAGGAGAGGAGATGAAGACGACGAGAGGTTTCTCCGTCGCCGGAGATACGTCGTCGTCAGAGAGTAGTTGGATCCCACATGAAGGTACGGGAATATACTATCCAAAGGGACAGGAAAAGGTGATGCAAGATGTGCCTCCTCCTCCAGCTGGCAGCAACGTGGACGAGCTCGTTAATTGGTTCTCTTGA
- the LOC111207185 gene encoding CLAVATA3/ESR (CLE)-related protein 1-like: MASMKVWLCLFLICVSWSRLSASRPLTNADGNKRGRMMREAEKVLKVNMEKLMERGFNESMRLSPGGPDPRHH; the protein is encoded by the coding sequence ATGGCTAGCATGAAAGTTTGGCTGTGTTTGTTCCTGATATGCGTTTCGTGGTCGCGGTTATCAGCATCTCGGCCGCTTACAAACGCAGACGGAAATAAACGAGGGCGTATGATGAGAGAAGCAGAAAAAGTGCTGAAAGTTAATATGGAAAAGCTAATGGAGAGAGGTTTCAATGAGTCCATGAGACTTAGCCCTGGAGGTCCCGACCCTCGTCATCACTGA